The window AACACGATCGATCAGTGCTCATGAAGCTGGGCTCGTTTTCTAGCCCTTGCTTGCTCCACACTAAGAGCGAACTGCACGACATACTTCCTGTGATGCTTGGCCCAATCCTTGATCTTCCGCTGCTTTTTCCTATCCAACCTGCAAGTTAGAAACAGAATATTAGCATCATCGAAACCGTCGAGAAGCTGCTAAGTGCTCAAGGTTAATTATATCTTACGCGTGTAGCAACTTGTCCGTGTCCTCCCACtccggcgggtgtggctggaacaaaccaaactggcggaacacccgatgtggcaggtgaagctcaaccgcccagttgcatatcagtgggcaccgCATATGCCAGAGATCCCTATCCCTAGTGCACATCGGATTCAGCCTGAACTCTATAGGGTTACCAAAACTCTCTCCTTTTCCATACGGCTCCCATTCCACCTACAAAATGGGATTGAATGCAAAATTGATATCGAGATACGATACAAGCATGATAATCACTTATGCAATGTCGGTTCACCTGCTCAGGCGTGATCGCGTCCAGCTCGCTCTTGTACAACTTATACATTACCAAGGGATCATCCGTCGTCTCATTTAACACATCCCAAttgtaagcccaagtggggagccgtagtgggtcgtctttgtcgtcccaatcctcgtacttcacggtcttcggtcgtccaaccggcaaacgctcccagctccatatggaaagtgtgagcagacaaccaccaatacctccagtgtgcctacaacaggcttcgtccaactgcacataaaagagaacatggtcaaatttgccgcaagagcgcattgataatgtatcaatgaagtgaaaaggaatcaacttcatacctgtcgatacaagtaagccagtgtcgccgaaccccaactccatttgctatcgaagacggtcaacgccttcagccacatccatggagcattcttgcctgtgccatcagcaaacatagtcctggatatcacgtacatgtagacacgagcataTGTCTTCACCATGTCCTCATTAGCATCCTCAGGGCAAGTACTGAAGTTCGATGATATCCACGTGAAAGTAGCGCCGGCtgcgactctttccttcttcttatcttctgcttctggttcccgaggcttcggaggaaccataccgataagggcatgcatctgcgcgcgccacccatcagaatcggtgttcatacataaaggattgccatcgataggaagaccggtgatcatagcaatatcctggagcgtcacggtcatctccccggttcgaagatggaaagtgtgtgtctccggcctccaatgatcaataagcgcggtgagtgctgcagcattgttgggtggcgtcgaccggcggaccaactgaatgaaagggagaagtcctgcctcccttacatacggtgtgtaccgctcatcatagcgcatccatccaagggtgaccccgtgagaccgaagcttcagaggtgcaagctcctacaaacaaacaaatcataacattacatatggggcatttgtgtttgaaaaaaatacgaaattcataacaccggccactttcagtattactcgctgctccaccgacatagcgtacgaccggtgttgtttgtcccaatgatcatcgagaagccaaaccatcctaacaatttcaacaaagcattcttgtcaacacgattatcttttcaattcaaaaagactaaagtaggcctactacatgcaagattcaaagcATATGTATCCAAAGCATTTTTCTCAATACGAGTATAATTTCAATACAAATAAACTAAACTAGGCCTACTTCATACAAATAACTTTTCCATagaaataacatgtcaatctatgtatccaaccatatcttttcaataaaataaaataaactagggTTCCACAAATCAAACAAACAAGGGTTGTAATACATGCAAAATtctaatacatgcaagattcaaatctaatcaaatcaaacaaggatTCCCAAAATCTTCAAAATACCATATTTTGtatggatagaaagaaggggatcggaggagagtacCTTCTAGGATGGATTGGTGAAGAAATGCACGGACCAAATCATCGGATCTGAAGGATttgggagaggggattgagagggggagaggaggaaGCCGCCGGCGCACCTGTTCTGTAACTCCTCCTGGAACGaatgggtggggtgggggtggggggagcGGGCGGCTGGCATCTAAGTCATAGTGCAGCGCCTaagggctaggcgctgcacattacatgtgtggCGCCTACCTCGTAGGCGCTGCACTGCTGGGTCCGGGGCCCTGGGCTGTCATGGTGGACTGGAGTGCAACGCccccgagctaggcgctgcaccattgggtgtgacgccggcgtggcgggcgctgcacaaaaaggtcaggggagtgaaatagtttcacgggcagTTCATTCTATGAATTGATTTCGTCccgaggtcaaaattgtcaaatttgccagGCAACAGCTTCCGCTCGACACTGCCCGGTGCACCTTAAATAGGTAGCTCAATTAGTTAACCCGTGCATGGAAACTGTGTTCTCGAGTATGGCTTGTGCGTACAAACTGAATGCAAAGTCTGTTGAAACCCGCAGCACTCGCAATGTCCGGGCAGCTCTCCTGCATCATCGACGGATCGCCCGCGAACATCCAGACGTATCTAGACACAGTTTCTCATCCAAAACGGTAGCCAATCGATCTACGGATCAGTTCGGTGGTTCGGAATCCGGCAAACCGGACGCAAACTAAGAAGGTTTTTTGGGCATCCGGACCGCTGCGACGTATGCGTCCGACATCTCGGACCCATCCAAAAACCTCTCCCGATCCGTGCCCTCTCCTGTGCGAAGCAATTACCATGCATTCATGGTGGTCAGCGTCACATTCATGCCGGCCCACAGCAAATGCGACATCTCGTTGGAGCTGCATTAAAGCCACACGTCGGCTAAGAGCGCCGCCCGTGCTGTGTCTTGGCTCCACACCTGTTTAATGCCGGATCGACGTGATTGGACAGGACAGGACGACTATCTACCGCATTTATACCGCATTCCTGTCCTCTGCCTACAAGCATTAAACAGGTGCGGCGGCCAAGAAATCCACTTTGGCACCCGCATTGACACAACCCACCGCTTGGCCGGGCCGACACCCATTATTTAAACGCGTCCTCGCCCGGCACGATCCGCACTGCACCACGTCCCCTTCCGACCCCTCTGTGTGCACCACCTTTGCCATGACCGCTAGTTCTAAAGCGATGTGGGTGAGCCTCTCACTATGGAGTAGACGCAGGCGCATTTCAACGCTGTCATGGTGGAGGTGCAGctggaggagcaggaggcaccaCCCATGTCGGTGCTTCGGCAGGAGTGGGACGAGCAACGGTATACCCTTGCCGTCCTCGAGAATCACCGGTCGATGGAAGGCAAAATCTACGCCGAGTTCGGTAGCCAATCGATCTACAGATTAGTTCGGTGGTTCGAAATTCCACAAATGGACGCAAACCAAGAAGGTTTTTTCGGCATCCGGACCACTGCCACGTATGCGTCCGACATCTCGAACCCACCCAAAAACCTCTCCCGGTCCGCCGCCCTCTCCTGCGCGAAGCAATTGGCGTGCATTCATGCTAGTCAACGCCACATTCATGCCGGCCTAGAGCGAATGCGACATCTCCTTGGAGATGCATTAAAGCCACGCATCGGCCACGAGCGCTATCCCTGTTGCATCAGGGTCTCTGCGCCTATTCAATGTCGTATCAACGTGATTGGACGAGACATGAGGTCTATCTACCACATTCAAACCGCTGGATGCCCGTCCATCCTCCTACCGGCATTAAACCGGCGCGGCGGCCGAGAAATCCACTCCGGCACCCGCATTGGCACAACCCACAGTTTGGACTGGCCGGCACCTGCTATTTAAAAATGGCCTCGCCCGGCACAATCCGCACTGCACCACGTCCCTTCCGATTCTCCTTTGTGCACCAGCTTCGCCATGACCGCTAGTTCTAGAGCGATATGGGTGAGCCTTTCATCATGGAGTAGGCGCAGGCGCACTTCAACGTTGTCATGGCAGGGGTGCAGCTGGAGGAGCAGGCGGCACCGCAGGTGCCGATGTTTCGGCAGGCATAGGATGAGTAACGCTACAACCTCACCATCCTCGAGAGTCACTGGCTAACGGAGGGCAAAATCTATGCTGAGTTTGCGAGCTCGAACTCGGCATGCATGGACAAGGAGGACATGAACTTTGTCGAGGAGCAGCCGGCACTCTATGAGGCCGCGCACAGCAGTTGTTCAGCGAAGTAGGACGCGCAGACGATGCTGATGAGGCAGGCGGTCGCCGACAAGAATGCCAGCAGCTGTTGGTGCCGCTATGATCACGAGACTGGCCCGTGCACGTCCATCGTGGACCTCACTTCCAACGACGACATCCAGGCCGCAGACTCCGATGAGGGAGAGTATGTCATGGGAAACGTTGACGCCTCGTGTCCCATGTAGACCATGTTCGTGTCCCATGTCTTATTGTTCCTCGTGACATGCAACTTCACTTCGAGGGGCTCACGGCCAAAAGTTGTTGTACATGCAGAATAACAAGGACTTGGAAGACAGACGCCTGTGAATATTTAGACTGGGTTAATTTTTGGACGcttttgtttaatgaaatatgTCAAAAGGGCGCTGctaaatctcagtcgactgagacttcgcGAAAGTCTCAGTCGACGCCCCTGTCCGTTCGATTTTTTTGCTGCTTTAAGATCCGTTCAACACTGATGTTTAATGGAAACGGCCCATGAATGAAGATCGGGATTGGGCTGCGTCTGTTTGTTTTCGTGTCGTGGTTCGTGTTTGCCCTGTGCGTTGGACAGGGTTGGCATTTTTTCGTTGTGAGCTTTATTTTGTTgggttgtaatttttattttttgtttgttttctttttcatttattcTTTTGTATATCTttgattttattttttattttccttcATCTTTTTTGTGCATTTGTCTCATTAATTTTTTGTTATATTTTTTCTTCCTATTTGTTTCTTGATAATTCtagtttttttaatttttttgttatTCCTTATATCTGTTCAGTAGCACTTTTTTTGGAGGAGTCGGTAGCGCTCATTTTCAACTCGACTACAATTGCATGTGTGACAGTAGGTTTGCAACTTCAAGTGTTGCCCTCGATTGCAACCGCATGCCTACACAACCGGCTGCAACTGACATTTTTTTATAAATGGGCGATAGGAGAGGAGGGGAGTTGCATGTCCGACAATAGGCTTGCAACTACAAGTGTGACCCTCGACTACAACTTCATGCCTACACACTCGACTGCAACTgaccttttttttgtttttaaggGAGTGACATGGAGGGAGGGAGTTGCATGTCCGATACTAGGCTTGCAATTGCAAGTGTCGTCCTCGACTGCAATTGTATGCCTACACAACCAATGCAACTGACATTTTTGTTTTGTAAGTGGGCGTCGGGAGAGGAGGTAGTTGCATGTTCGACACTAGGCTTTGCACCTGCAAGTGTCGCCACCTAATGCAACTACATGTCCACACACCACTACTACAACTAACCTTTGTTTTGTAAGAGTGGCGAGAGAGGTGAGTGGGGTACAGCTGCATGTCCAATAcaaggcatgcaactgcaagtgtcgcccCCGAATGCAATTGGTCTTGTCTTTTTGTCAGAGGGCGGCGGGAGGGGGTGAAGTTGCATGTCCACTACTAGACATCCAACTGCAAAAGTCACCCccgactgcaattgcatgtctttCAACATGGTTGCAATTGGACTTTTTGTCATGTTGGGGGAGGGGGAGTTGCATGTCCGACGCTAGGcttgcaactgcaagtgtcgccctcgactgcaactggATGTCCGACAGTAGGcttgcaactgcaagtgtcgcccCCGGCTGCAACTGACCTTTTTTTTGCAACTACAGACCCGGCTTGGGCGGCCTGCTATGCAGACTTATTATTGACCTTTTCTTTTACTTTTTCTACTTTCTTTTTTATTTTAATTTTACCGTTGTGTTTTGAATTtgtattcttcttcttcttttgatTGTTAAGAAAAACAACGCAGCCCATGTCGGATGCACACATTTGCATGTCCTCCATTTGTATGCAACTTAATAttcttttcttttgaaaaaaGTGCCACACTATTTAGTTTGTCTTGTTTTCATTTTGTTTCTTTGTTACATTAAAGATTGATTTTTTTCATAATATACAAATTGTcataaaataaaaaaagagaagcaAGATGACGCATGAAGAGAAAGACTGAACGATGAGCTAGACTGGCGACAGAAAAATGTTGTTTTATTTACTTCTtttgttgaacatttttttcCCATGTCAAGAAAAAAATAAAGACAAAGAAACAGATGGAGAATAGAAACTTGGCTTGTCTATTCAATGGGCCCACAAAGGGGATTTATACAGAGTACATCATAACAGGGAGCTAGCTATGTACGGGCATGCACAACGTGCACATAGGAGTGGAGCACGGCGTGCAGTTACAGATCATGTACATGGCGTGGGACACGGTCCCTCTGTTATACACGCGACGGGCATCTTCCAATAGAAACAATCAGCCCAGCCCAACCCAATaatcaaacaaacaaacaaacaagagAGAAACGAAAAAGGCCCAGCTAAGAATAAAACCCAGCAACTATCGAGTCAAACAGGCCTAATCTGCCTTAGGTGACATCAGTCGACTTAGACTTCGCGAAGTCTAAGTCGACTGAGACCTAGACAGACCCATGTCAAAAATGTAATGAAAGTGTTCCTGTTTGAATGAAAATCATCCGGTTTGCATGAAAATCGTTTGATTTATTTAAATTCTGTTTGAGATGTATGCGGATATTGTTGGATGACCGGCTTCCATATTGTTGTCCGCTAACACGTCCGTGCAGATGGACAAATATATGCCATCCAGGAGATGAGCCTTACTCCCTGTTGCCTAGATTCATGGTCCTCGGAGTGGGATTCTTCGGGGGTTTTTTCTTTGAAAAAGAGGGTCTTTCCTCTGTTTATATTTAAGAGATGCATAAAGTCTTTTGAAAATTCGCAGGGGCACGCACGTGCGGAAATGCGTCCTGCCGTTGCCGTCGATCTGCGCCATGTTCCGTGCACATGTTTGGACAGAAAATGGATGTAAATTCTTTAACTCTGTGAATACGAGACAATATATATGTTTATTTTGTATGAATATGTTTGCGGACCCTTGTTATACGTATGTTACATGTCCCACATCCCCTTTTTGTTACATACTCTTTTCGATGAGGTTAGTGCACTgttcatcgtcctcttccttcttTCCTGTGGTGTTCTTCTCTTATGTTCGACTTCAGTTTCCTTCTCTTCTTTTTATATTTGTTTTCTTCCTGTCTAATTACTTTGTTTTATCTCATTCCGCTCATCTGTTTCTCCGGTGTTATCCATTCGTTAATTCATGCATCGTTTTTCCCATGAAAGATTGATACTCTCGTCTTTCCAAGCTTTTCTGTTCTCTTACTTAAAACACGCGTGCTTTCATTCTTGAACAGTTTCATCGTTGTTATTGTCAATATTCATTTATGAAAAAACATGGATGCCATCTTTATGAATTTTGGCCTATCAGATACCATTTGAATTTCGTTGTTCAAAGTTCATTGCTTTTTTtgttgctttataatataaagcgggggaaaccctttttcttaATTTCATTGCTTTTTGTATCACTTTACTTCATTTTTTGTGCCAACATGTTTTTCTCTTTGTACCAGCTTACAACCTATCAAACGGACCTGCTTTGTCACGAAACTTACCCTACGTATTCGGTTTTTGTTGTTCAAATTTGTGTGTATTTTGCTGGATCATTTATTACAACCTACAAGGAATAAGTCCTGCCTTCAACATAGCTAACATTAATATTAGCGGGGCGCAGAGGGCAGAGGTAGACGACTCATCTTCTTTCTCGCTCCTTCACATCTTCTGCTTCCTTTTTCAACTCTCATCTTCTAAATTTGCTCTTTTGACATTTCTACCGGACGTTCGTGCAAGCGCTTCTGGGATGTCGACGGTGACAATCGTCGACGCCGTTGACGGGGCTGTCATTTCGTGCCAGACTTCACGCGATAGTTGATAGCACGCCCGACCCTTAAAAAACAATTTAGCTAGCACGCACTGTAGTATAACAGCCTTCAACCACCTGCTGTCACTTGCAAATGTGACAGCCGCCGTTGAACAACATTGTGTAAACCAGCTAGTCATCAGCAACTCCATCCATATGTAGGAGTAGGAGTAGTAGATTAAGTTATTGACGACCACCGTCATTTGCCAGCCGACCGTACTAACGATAATTTCGGTTAATCACAGAGGTCCCTTCTCTTTCGAGCCTCGACCGGATAAGGACACCACTGAATCTACTGTCCAAGCTGTGGCAGTAGAATATTCCCGTACGGTCTTGTGCCATGCATGAGGAAACGCCAGTGGCTAGGTGTGATGCATGGgtaaatttgacaattttgataTCTGGACGAAATCAATTCACAGATTGAActgcccgtgaaactatttcacgccgATGACctttttgtgtagcgcccgccacacaggcgccacaccctacggtgcagcgcctagctctggGGCGTTGCACGCcagtccaccgtggcagcccctgggcccgcacccagcagtgcagcgcctccgagctaggcgccacacatgtaaCATGCAgcgcctccgtgctaggcgcCACACATTTAAAGTGCAGCACCTAGCGcgtaggcgctgcactgtgacttatccagccacttggctggcccccctcccccacaccacacactccaacccgagctttgccccctctcccactctctccccctctcaaatcctctcccaaatcttgcaaatttgaagaatttgtccgTGGATTTCGAAGTCAAACCCTCCCTCAAGGTAATCTTCTCCGATCCCCTTGTTTTGATCCAAGTAATGTTATCAAATTGCTCATTTGTTgctagtttggggaaaccctagttttatttggatctagagatttgcatggagatgtgagatgtttgtttgccaatttcctatgattaggctttgttagtatgttagggttattcttatgggtgttcttatgttggtgctagggttaggtttagggctagggttatggttatggttatggttagggttagggttgttgtttgatatatatattagggtttgtattccgtgttaatccttggattagtactcatggaagcaatgttcccttgtgttctttgaatgcttatagggatgagaagaacatgtgtgtttgttcatcatggggaTAAAGACGCCTTCTTGAAATGCAATATTGAAccggacccggatgagcttgacatggtgttcgatagtagtcctagctatgcggagctcttgcaacAAGTTAGGAAAGATATGAATTCGATGGACCCTAGTGATATCGttgagttggagggaaggcataatgttggttttggaatgcacatccgttggaagacaatgcgtgtcaactcggagcaacgttgagttgcatacaaggagacggtggccgaatcactagacaaggctcttgagttatttgcaacgaagaaggttgattcaagtttgcatttggacttgaaccggaacccctcccctttggttgctagtagccccccacccttgaagcgagatgaaattgttgaacctcttttgacccaagaagtgaggccaacattgagcccgtttacaaacaaccaagatgaagctttgcaagaggacaatgatgagtatgcggacgatgacaatgaagttgatctccatgacaacaatgtgggtgatctcgacaaatatcatttgcaagagacaatggaccattccatccctttttcccgtgcatatgcatcggactcggatgacgatggtcccgatgaacaagttgatgcgtaggggttcacggtgaaggaggccgaagcttTGGAGAAGGTATTCGGTCGGGATCATCGGACTATATTGTTCAAGGATGTCagtctcgcggatgaagccgtggtagatggtggccaaTGTGTATCTCTTGGGGTTAGGCCAAGCTCTCACCGTGATTTGGGAGACGACAAGAACCAGATTGCTAAAGGGTCTAAGTTCGAAACCTTGTTGgaattgaagatgtggctcgacaactactcggttacgcattatcgtccacacaaggttgtgaactcggacgtcaatgtgcgctacacggttgcatgtgcatgtgaagatgaaatatgttcgtggattgtgcgtgcaagaccatggaaaggaggtccaacttggcatgtagtgagttgtgtgccaactcacatgtgccaaggcaaaagggtggatggcaagattgtgtcccaagaccacaaacaactcacgtccgagttcatcgcttacaggctctccaactcaatatccacacttccaacaatgagcgtccaacatgtcattgaccttgtgaaagccatctttcattacaaggtgaagtacggcaaggcatggaaggcgaagcaagccgcattTAAGATGTTGTATGGTACTTGGGAGGAAGCATATAACCgaatccctaggttgttgttagccatggccgcgacaaacccgggcatggttcatgtggtcgagcctcatgggcaccaaacaaCAGTTCATGAAGGAAGGAAAGTCCGAGTATTTGGCCGTGCATTTTGGGCGTTCGAGCAATGCGTGAGGGCTTTCGAACACTGTAGTCCGGTCATCGCCATAGATGGCACGTTCTTGACTGGACAATACAAGGGCACCTTGTTGTTTGCgatagcaagtgatgccaataaccgggtgttgccattggcatttgctttggttgaggtggaGAACAATGACAACCAGGAGTGGTTTTTGCGTCTTTTGAGGACGAAGGTGTTACCCGCTCaaagggaaatttgtgtcatatcggatcgGCATCCAGGAATTCTTAACGCGGTGGAGATTGACATTCCCGGGCATGCTCcgttgcaccatcgatggtgcatgaggcacttttgttcgaacttctataggtcatgtggccttaaggagttggccgatgatcttcaagattgttgtctcgctttctccgacaagcgcttcgccactttgtacaacaaattgctcgcacgcaaaaaacttgatcccgtgggtcaagactttctcaataggcacattcaataccggaacaagtgggcacgtgcttttgatgaagatggtctgagatacggtcaaatgacaagcaatatggcCGAATGCTTCAATAGGGTGCTCAAAGGTGCACGTGGATTACCTGTGACAgcaatagttcaatacacatttgacaagatgaatgGCGTACTTTATAAAGCACTCGATGGAAACGGATGCACAGATAGCGGGTGAGAACCCGCGCAAGTACAAGTACAAGTTCCCACCCAAGGTTGATGAATGGTTGGTATTTCAATCACGGAAGGCGGACTCAAAAGAAGCTATATTATGTGACAACGAAGAGTGGAAGTACGAAGTGAAAGAGCCAGGAGGAACCACAAACGATGGCCGGCAACATGGAGGTCGGGCTTTCAAGGTCTCGTTAACACAATGTGATTGCACTTGCGGGAGGCCATTGTTGCTTCATCTCCCATGCTCACACTTGTATACCGCCGGTCGCGTTAGGAATGTGGACATCAATCACCCACGTACCGTGAGGGAGTCAGAGTTCTCAATCATGACGGTCAAGAAAACATGGGCTCCCCGCTTTCACCCGTACTTTGACCAATCACAATGGCCGGAGTATCATGGAGTTCAACTATGGCCGGATCCGGAGTTGAAGGTTGTTAAACGGGGTAGACGTAAGACAAAGCGTCTTAGAGGCGACATGGACGGATGGGGCCATGGTGGCCGCCGCGAAGCGGGCAATGAccaattccaagagcctcgtgagagctcccgttgtggggagtgcaaaggtcatggccacaacaaaagaaaatgtacgaaaccaaggaaaaggtccaagaaaaatgatgcaagcacaagccaacaaggagctacacaagggagccaaccaagtggtagccaacaagtgccaagccaaCCAGAGGTAGCCAACAAGTGCGAAGGCAACCacgtggtagccaacaagtgccaaggcaaccaagtggtagccaacctagtggtagccaacaagtgccaagccaaGCAAGTGGTAGcgaacctagtggtagccaacaagtgccaagtcaaccaagtggtagccaacaagtgctatgccaaccaagtgttagccaaagaggatctaggcaacaaagaggtcggcaactaggacttacaagaggccgtggtggtggtagagctcgtgg is drawn from Aegilops tauschii subsp. strangulata cultivar AL8/78 chromosome 1, Aet v6.0, whole genome shotgun sequence and contains these coding sequences:
- the LOC120968986 gene encoding serine/threonine-protein phosphatase 7 long form homolog, whose product is MVWLLDDHWDKQHRSYAMSVEQRELAPLKLRSHGVTLGWMRYDERYTPYVREAGLLPFIQLVRRSTPPNNAAALTALIDHWRPETHTFHLRTGEMTVTLQDIAMITGLPIDGNPLCMNTDSDGWRAQMHALIGMVPPKPREPEAEDKKKERVAAGATFTWISSNFSTCPEDANEDMVKTYARVYMYVISRTMFADGTGKNAPWMWLKALTVFDSKWSWGSATLAYLYRQLDEACCRHTGGIGGCLLTLSIWSWERLPVGRPKTVKYEDWDDKDDPLRLPTWAYNWDVLNETTDDPLVMYKLYKSELDAITPEQVEWEPYGKGESFGNPIEFRLNPMCTRDRDLWHMRCPLICNWAVELHLPHRVFRQFGLFQPHPPEWEDTDKLLHALDRKKQRKIKDWAKHHRKYVVQFALSVEQARARKRAQLHEH